GCCGGGCGCCCACGATGCGCCAGCGAGCCTGGACGAACCAGTCGGTGGCGCCCCCTAGAATCGGTCCAGCCAACCCCCGTCGAGACCTTGGGAGGAAGGACCATTTTGGCCGCCTCGTCCGGATCGTTCGTTCACCTGCACAACCACACCGAGTACTCGATGCTCGATGGTGCGGCCAAGATCTCCCCGCTGTTCACCGAGGCGAAACGGTTGGGCATGACCGCGGTCGGAATGACCGACCACGGCAACATGTACGGGGCGTCGGAGTTCTACAACTCCGCCAAGAAGCACGACGTCAAACCGATCATCGGCATCGAGGCCTACATCGCGCCCGCCTCCCGGTTCGACACCAAGCGAGTGCTGTGGGGTGACCCCAGCCAGAAGGGCGACGACGTCTCGGGTTCGGGTGCCTACACCCATATGACCATGGTCGCCGAGACCGCGACCGGCCTGCGCAACCTGTTCACACTGTCCTCCCTGGCCTCCATTGAGGGTCAGCTCGGCAAGTGGGCGCGCATGGACGAGGAGATCATCGCCCAGTACGCGGAGGGCATCATTTCGACGACGGGCTGCCCGTCCGGCGAGGTGCAGACCCGCCTTCGCCTCGGCCACGAGCGCGAGGCGCTGGAGGCCGCGGCCAAGTGGCAGGAGATCTTCGGCAAGGACAACTTCTTCCTCGAGGTGATGGACCACGGGCTGTCGATCGAGCGCCGGGTTCGCGAGGGACTGCTGAACGTCGGCAAGCAGCTCGGCATCCGGCCGCTGGCCACGAACGACTGCCACTACGTCACCAAGGATCAGTCCAGCAACCACGAGGCGCTGCTGTGTGTGCAGACCGGCAAGACGCTCTCGGACCCGACCAGGTTCAAGTTCGACGGTGACGGCTACTACCTGAAGTCCGCCGAGGAGATGCGCGCGCTCTGGGACGCCGAGGTGCCCGGCGCGTGCGACAGCACGGTGCTGATCGGCGAGCGGGTCCAGCCCTACGACGACGTGTGGGCCTTCAAGGACCGGATGCCGGTGTTCCCCGTGCCCGCGGGCGAGGACCAGGATTCCTGGCTGCGCAAAGAGGTCGACCGCGGCTTGGCGCGTCGCTTCCCCGACGGGGCGCCCGAGGAGTACTACACCCGCGCCTATTTCGAGCTCGACGTCATCAAGCAGAAGGGCTTCCCGGCCTACTTCCTCGTCGTGGGCGACCTGGTCGCGCACGCGAAGGAGGTCGGCATCCGGGTCGGCCCCGGCCGTGGCTCGGCGGCAGGCTCGCTGGTGGCCTACGCGCTGGGCATCACCAACATCGACCCGCTGCCGCACGGACTGCTGTTCGAGCGGTTCCTGAATCCGGAGCGCCCGTCCGCGCCCGATATCGATATCGACTTCGACGATCGCCGTCGCGGTGAGATGGTCCGTTACGCCACCGAGAAGTGGGGCACGGACCGGGTTGCCCAGGTGATCACGTTCGGCACGATTAAAACCAAGGCCGCGATCAAGGACTCCGCGCGGGTCCAGTTCGGCCAGCCCGGCTTCGCCATCGCCGACCAGATCTCCAAGGCGCTGCCGCCCCCGATCATGGCCAAGGACATCCCGCTCTCGGGCATCATGGACCCGGACCACGATCGGTACAAGGAAGCCGCCGAGGTCCGCGAACTCATCGGCAACAACCCCGATGTCGCCAAGATCTACGAGACCGCGCGCGGGCTGGAGGGCCTGATCCGCAACGCGGGCGTGCACGCCTGCGCGGTGATCATGTCCTCCGAGCCGCTGATGGACGCCATCCCGGTGTGGAAGCGGCCGCAGGACGGGGCGATCATCACCGGCTGGGACTACCCGTCCTGCGAGGCCATCGGCCTGCTGAAGATGGACTTCCTCGGCCTGCGCAACCTCACCGTGATCGGTGACGCGCTGGACAACATCAAGGCCAACCGCGGCATCGACCTCGACATGGACAACTTGCCGCTGGACGACCCAGCCACCTACGAATTGCTTTCGCGCGGTGACACTCTCGGCGTCTTCCAGCTCGACGGTGGTCCCATGCGCGACCTGCTGCGCCGCATGCAGCCCACCGGCTTCAACGACATTGTCGCAGTCCTCGCGCTGTATCGCCCCGGCCCGATGGGCATGAATGCGCACAACGACTACGCCGACCGCAAGAACGGGCGTCAGCCGATCAAACCGATCCATCCGGAGCTGGAGGAGCCGCTCAAAGACATCCTCGCCGAGACCTACGGTCTGATCGTCTACCAAGAGCAGATCATGTTCATCGCGCAGAAGGTCGCCTCCTACTCCATGGGCAAGGCCGACGCGCTGCGCAAGGCGATGGGTAAGAAGAAGCTCGAGGTCCTCGAAGCCGAGTACAAGGGTTTCCACGAGGGCATGACCACGAACGGATTCTCCGAGGGCGCGGTGAAGGCGCTGTGGGACACCATTCTTCCGTTCGCCGGCTACGCGTTCAACAAGTCGCACGCCGCGGGCTACGGCCTCGTCTCGTTCTGGACCGCCTACCTCAAGGCCAACTACCCGGCTGAGTACATGGCGGGCCTGCTCACCTCCGTCGGGGACGACAAGGACAAGGCAGCGGTCTACCTCTCCGACTGCCGCCGCCTCGGCATCACCGTGCTGCCGCCGGACGTCAACGAGTCCGAGCAGAACTTCGCCTCCGTCGGCAAAGACATCCGCTTCGGCCTCGGCGCGGTGCGCAATGTCGGCGCGAACGTCGTCGCCTCGATCATCCAAGCGCGCAAGGAGAAGTCGAAGTTCACCGACTTCTCCGACTACCTGAACAAGATCGACGCGATCGCGGCGAGCAAGAAGGTCACCGAATCCCTCATCAAGGCGGGCGGTTTCGACTCGCTCGGGCATCCGCGCAAGGGGCTGCTGCTGATCCACTCCGACGCCATCGACGCCGTCATGTCCACCAAGAAGGCCGAGGCGATAGGTCAGTTCGACCTGTTCGGCGGTATGGACGCGGACGAGTCGGTGACCTCGGTGTTCAACGTGAAGGTGCCCGATGAGGAGTGGGAATCCAAGCACCGGCTGGCGCTGGAGCGGGAGATGCTCGGGCTGTATGTGTCCGGGCATCCGCTCAACGGCATCGAGCATGTGCTCGCGGCACAGGCGGATACCCAGATCCCCGCCATTCTGGAAGGCGACATCAAGGACGGCACCCAGGTGACCATCGGCGGCATCCTCGCCTCGGTGAACCGTCGCATCAACAAGAACGGCCTGGCCTGGGCCTCCGCGCAGCTGGAGGACCTCACCGGTGGCATCGAGGTGCTGTTCTTCCCGCAGTCCTACTCGGTGTACGGCATGGACGTGGTCGAGGACGCGGTGGTGCTGGTGAAGGCCCGCGTCTCGGTCCGCGACGATCGGATCTCGTTGATCGCCAATGATCTCGCCGTCCCCGACCTGTCCGCCATCGGCGTCGCCAAGCCGCTCGCGGTCACCATTCCGACCCGCATGTGCACGCCGGACAAGGTCGGCGCGCTCAAGCGGGTGCTGACCAGCCACCCGGGCACCTCGGATGTGCACCTGCGCCTCGTCGGCGCGGGCGACAAGACCACGTTGCTGAAACTCGATGACAAACTGCGGGTTTCGCCGTCATCGGCCCTGATGGGTGACCTGAAGGCACTGCTGGGCCCCAGCTGCCTCACCGCCTGAGGCGGCACCGCACAGACCGGATCGGGTCCGCGTCCACCGGAACTGCCGGGGGTGCCGACCCGAGCTTTGTGTGCCGGGCCGGACTCCTCTCGACGACGAGCCCAGCGCCTCGACCACCCGGTATCGGGGCTAGAGGGCGAGTTGGGCGAGGGCGCGGAGGCCGGAGGTGATGTCGGCGGCGGTGGGGGCGTGGTCGGGGTCTACCAGGTGTTGGGCGAGTAGGCCGCCGATCATGGTTTGCAGGACGGCGCCGAGGTGGGAGTCCTTGTCGGCCGGGGCGAATCGGCGTGCAAGCTCGGTGCGGGCGAGGGCTTGGGCAGCGCCGAATTCCTTGCGGAGGTCGGGGGAGTGCAGGGCTTGAGCCAGGCTTTCGACGTTGGCCGACCAGAGGGCGTTGTCTTCGGTGAACGATGTGATGAGCTGCTGAAAGAAGGCATGTAAGCGGTCGGTGGGGTCCTCGGCGTCGGTGGGGAGCGAGTCGAGGATCTGCTGGACTGCGGCCGCGCTGGATTCCATCATCGCCTGGTTGAGCAGCTTGTCGCGGGTGCCGAAGTGGTAGTTGATGGCCGCCAGGTTGGAGCCGGAGGCGGCGACGATATCCCGCACCGTGGTGCGCGCGTAGCCGCGTTCGGCCAGGCATCGTTTGGCGGCGGCGAGCAGATCTTCTCGGGTTCCCACCTTCGCACCCTATCAGCGCGGCATACATCCGTTTGTGGCAGTTGTTTCAAACACTTGTATATGACAAGCGTTTGAAACATCTGTATGTTGAAGGCGGGCTGCTCCAACACACGGAAGTACGAGATGAGATGACCGCACAGCGACCGATTTCCCCCTTCGAGCTCAGCTTCTTCGGCTCTGACACCAAGCTCGGCAGTGTGCCGACCGGCGGGATGCCACTGTTCATCGGCTCTACCGTGCACGGTTCACTCGACGTCGAGATCCTCCGCCGGGTGCTGGATGAACTGGCGGCGGAGCATCCGCTGCTGTCCAGTGAGCCGGTGACCGATCCCGATGGCACGATGTGGTTTCACCGAGACGATGCATACCGCCCTCGGCTCGACATCGCTGACGGTGGCGAAGTCGAATACCTGAATCTGGTGAATGGGCCGAGGGATTGGCGGGACGGGCTGTTCCGCGCCCATCTGCTGCGTGACGGGGACCGCGATCGGCTCGTCCTGGTCATTCACCACGGGATCGCGGACGGCCGATCGGCTTTCGCGCTATTGGAGGAGATGTGGCGGCGCTACACCGCGCACGCGACGGGAACTGCGGTGCCGCAGTCGAATTCCGATCGAAAACTGCCGGAGGCCATCGACGACCAGCTGGCAGCCGTCATCAGCGACGCGGAGGTCACCGAGTGGCTCGAGCAGGTACGGGCGGGCATCGCGCTGATGGGCCCGGAATCGGCGCCGCGTACCCTGCCGGACGACGGTATCGGCAACGATCCGCTCGGCCGCTTCGCCGTGCAGCGGATCGAGCTGGACGCCAAGGAAACCGGTGCCATCATCGATGCCGCTCGCGTACACGGTCTTTCGGTCAACAGCCTGCTCAGCGGCGCCGCTCTGGTCGCAGTCCGTTCGCAGCTCGAGCCTGCGACGGGCCCGCTGCCGATGATCTGTGGGCACGCGGTGGATGTGCGATCCGAGCTGGTTCCGCCGTTGCCCGCCCGTACGATCCTCAATTGTGCCTCGGGTGTCGGCACGCCCGCGATCGTTTCGCACGACTCGAGCGCGGTCGAAGTCGGGCATCAGGTTTCGACAGGCATGCGGGCAACGCTCGAGCGGCGCGAAGCGGCGCGTTTCCCGCTCGTCGCGCGGCGCGTTCACGACGAGGTGACCGCGGCGATCCTGGCTGCCGCCCCCACTCTCGCGATCTCCAATATCGGTAGGCTGCCGGCGCATTCGGCACCCGAAGGCATTCGAATCATCCGTGACGACGTCTATGCGATGGGGCCGGGAATGCCACCGAAACTCACCGTTTTCACCGTCGGCGGACGACTCACCATTCAGGTGGAATACGACACCGCCCTGCACAGTCGCGCGCAGATGGGCAAGATCGGCCTCGCCCTGTTCGCGGCACTGCAGGAGATCCCTGCCGAATAGGTCCAAGGTGGAAGCGCTTTCGGCGGGATGCTGGTGGTTACTAGCGGCCCGCATCGGCCGCCGTGAGGTCGGTCGCGGCGAACGGATCCTCGGCGGTCCGATTGCTTTGCAGGGCATGGCTCCACGCGATGGTGCCGAGTGCGGCGACACCGAGAGCCGCGCCGATCCAGGCTACCGAGGCATAGCCCATGCCCGCCCCGATGGCGAGGCCACCGAGCCAGGGGCCCGCGGTGATGCCGACGTTGAACGACGAAATGTTGGTGG
The DNA window shown above is from Nocardia sp. NBC_01730 and carries:
- a CDS encoding TetR/AcrR family transcriptional regulator — encoded protein: MGTREDLLAAAKRCLAERGYARTTVRDIVAASGSNLAAINYHFGTRDKLLNQAMMESSAAAVQQILDSLPTDAEDPTDRLHAFFQQLITSFTEDNALWSANVESLAQALHSPDLRKEFGAAQALARTELARRFAPADKDSHLGAVLQTMIGGLLAQHLVDPDHAPTAADITSGLRALAQLAL
- a CDS encoding phthiocerol/phthiodiolone dimycocerosyl transferase family protein — encoded protein: MTAQRPISPFELSFFGSDTKLGSVPTGGMPLFIGSTVHGSLDVEILRRVLDELAAEHPLLSSEPVTDPDGTMWFHRDDAYRPRLDIADGGEVEYLNLVNGPRDWRDGLFRAHLLRDGDRDRLVLVIHHGIADGRSAFALLEEMWRRYTAHATGTAVPQSNSDRKLPEAIDDQLAAVISDAEVTEWLEQVRAGIALMGPESAPRTLPDDGIGNDPLGRFAVQRIELDAKETGAIIDAARVHGLSVNSLLSGAALVAVRSQLEPATGPLPMICGHAVDVRSELVPPLPARTILNCASGVGTPAIVSHDSSAVEVGHQVSTGMRATLERREAARFPLVARRVHDEVTAAILAAAPTLAISNIGRLPAHSAPEGIRIIRDDVYAMGPGMPPKLTVFTVGGRLTIQVEYDTALHSRAQMGKIGLALFAALQEIPAE
- the dnaE gene encoding DNA polymerase III subunit alpha, translated to MAASSGSFVHLHNHTEYSMLDGAAKISPLFTEAKRLGMTAVGMTDHGNMYGASEFYNSAKKHDVKPIIGIEAYIAPASRFDTKRVLWGDPSQKGDDVSGSGAYTHMTMVAETATGLRNLFTLSSLASIEGQLGKWARMDEEIIAQYAEGIISTTGCPSGEVQTRLRLGHEREALEAAAKWQEIFGKDNFFLEVMDHGLSIERRVREGLLNVGKQLGIRPLATNDCHYVTKDQSSNHEALLCVQTGKTLSDPTRFKFDGDGYYLKSAEEMRALWDAEVPGACDSTVLIGERVQPYDDVWAFKDRMPVFPVPAGEDQDSWLRKEVDRGLARRFPDGAPEEYYTRAYFELDVIKQKGFPAYFLVVGDLVAHAKEVGIRVGPGRGSAAGSLVAYALGITNIDPLPHGLLFERFLNPERPSAPDIDIDFDDRRRGEMVRYATEKWGTDRVAQVITFGTIKTKAAIKDSARVQFGQPGFAIADQISKALPPPIMAKDIPLSGIMDPDHDRYKEAAEVRELIGNNPDVAKIYETARGLEGLIRNAGVHACAVIMSSEPLMDAIPVWKRPQDGAIITGWDYPSCEAIGLLKMDFLGLRNLTVIGDALDNIKANRGIDLDMDNLPLDDPATYELLSRGDTLGVFQLDGGPMRDLLRRMQPTGFNDIVAVLALYRPGPMGMNAHNDYADRKNGRQPIKPIHPELEEPLKDILAETYGLIVYQEQIMFIAQKVASYSMGKADALRKAMGKKKLEVLEAEYKGFHEGMTTNGFSEGAVKALWDTILPFAGYAFNKSHAAGYGLVSFWTAYLKANYPAEYMAGLLTSVGDDKDKAAVYLSDCRRLGITVLPPDVNESEQNFASVGKDIRFGLGAVRNVGANVVASIIQARKEKSKFTDFSDYLNKIDAIAASKKVTESLIKAGGFDSLGHPRKGLLLIHSDAIDAVMSTKKAEAIGQFDLFGGMDADESVTSVFNVKVPDEEWESKHRLALEREMLGLYVSGHPLNGIEHVLAAQADTQIPAILEGDIKDGTQVTIGGILASVNRRINKNGLAWASAQLEDLTGGIEVLFFPQSYSVYGMDVVEDAVVLVKARVSVRDDRISLIANDLAVPDLSAIGVAKPLAVTIPTRMCTPDKVGALKRVLTSHPGTSDVHLRLVGAGDKTTLLKLDDKLRVSPSSALMGDLKALLGPSCLTA